From the Sulfuriferula nivalis genome, the window TGCACCTTGGTACAGGATGGGGCGAGCGTCTACAACGAGGCTTTATCCATGATTTTGAAGAAATTGAAATTGACAGTCTGGAAGTCAGACCTCGGCCAGTACCAATCAAACCTTAAACATAGGTTAGCTTTTTGCCAGGGTTGCATACATAAGTGATCGTGATTGCATCATTTTCTTAGTCAGTCAGCAGTATTGTGTACGTTGGCGCACTGAGAATTTATTGGCAGTAATAAATAATATTTACTGTGATTTCTTCAACAACCGAAAAAATTAGAGGTAATAACGATGATACAAGGCAACTGGATGGCTGGCTGGGGTTGGCCTTGGATAATATTGGTCGTGATTTTGATTGTTGTTGGGATAGTGATCACGCGTAAAGATAATGACAGGAAGAAAAGTCATGTAAGAAAGCGGGTCAGGATGCCATGACTCAGCTACTTAAATTCCAAAAAAACGGTACATAAACATGCAAGCACATAATCATCAGAGTCACCACGCGCATATGGCTGAGGATTTCCGGCAGCGTTTCTGGATCGCATTGGTACTGACCGTGCCGATACTGGCCCTCTCGCCGTTGCTTCAGGAGCTGGTGGGTTTACGTAAAACCATCAGTTTTTCTGGCGATTTATATGTCTTGTTTGGCCTGTCTACCGCAGTATTCTTTTATGGTGGCTGGCCATTTCTGAAGGGTCTATACACAGAACTCAAATCCGCCCGACCGGGGATGATGACGCTGGTCGCAGTTGCCATCACTACGGCATATGCATATAGCAGTGCCGTGGTTTTTGGCTTGCCCGGCAAGGTGTTCTTTTGGGAGCTGGCTACGCTGGTCGATGTGATGTTGCTCGGGCACTGGATAGAAATGAAGTCAGTGATGGGTGCATCCAAAGCGCTGGAGGAATTGGCGAAATTGATGCCTTCCGACGCCCACAAACTCATGCCTGACGGCAGTGTGAAGGATGTGCCGTTAAGCGAGCTGGCGGTGGACGATCAGGTGCTGATCAAACCGGGTGAAAAGATTCCCGCTGACGGTATTATCGTGGATGGTGAAAGTGCGGTGAATGAAGCCATGCTCACCGGGGAATCAATGCCAGTCACCAAAAAAACCAACGACAAGGTTATCGGCGGTGCCATCAATGGCGAAGGTTCACTCACCATCGCAGTTAAAGGTACCGGCAAGGATTCATTTTTGTCGCAGGTCATCGATCTGGTTAAACAGGCTCAGGAAAGCAAATCCAAGACTCAGGATCTGGCCAACACCGCAGCAATGTGGCTCACCATTATCGCGTTGAGTGGTGGTGCAATTACCTTCTTTATCTGGTTGGGCGTCATGGGCAAAGATCTCTCTTTTGCTATTGAACGTGCCGTAACTGTCATGGTCATCACTTGCCCGCATGCGCTTGGTTTGGCAGTGCCGCTGGTAGTTGCTGTTTCCACGGCGTTGGCCGCGAGCAATGGATTATTGATTCGTAATCGTTCCGCTTTTGAACAGGCCAGAAAAGTACAGGCGATTATTTTCGACAAAACCGGCACGCTTACCGAAGGCCGTTTTGGCGTGACGGATACCCTGCTGTTAGCGCAGGATATCGACAAAGATACACTGATTAAATATGCGGCCTCGGTGGAAGCCAATTCCGAGCACCCCATTGCCAAGGCTATTGCTTCTTACGAAGATAAATTGCCCATAGAAAACTTTAAAGGCATAGCTGGCAAAGGTGCCGAAGCCAGAGTTGATGGCAAGGAGGTCAAAGTGGTGAGCCCGGGCTTCCTGCGCGAACAGAACATCGCTATGGATGACAAACGCGTGGACGAACTCAAAGCGCAAGGCAAAACGGTGGTATTTGTGCTGATTGATGGTCAGCTGAAAGGCGCAATTGCACTGGCTGATATCATCCGGCCCGAATCTAAACAGGCTATCGCTGCACTCAGGGCGATGGGTATCAAGTGCATGATGCTCACTGGGGACAACAAACAGGTCGCCCAATGGGTGTCGGATCAGGTCGGGCTGGATGAGTATTTCGCCGAAGTCCTGCCTCAGGATAAAGCGGCCAAAGTTAAAGAAGTGCAGTCCCGTGGCATATTGGTGGCTATGACCGGTGATGGCGTGAACGACGCTCCCGCGTTGGCGCAGGCGAATTTGGGTATCGCTATTGGGGCGGGTTCCGATGTTGCAGTCGAAACGGCAGACATTATTCTGGTGCGCAGTAATCCGATGGATGTTGTGGCGCTCCTCAAGCTTTCCAAGGCTACCTATAGCAAGATGATTCAGAACCTCATCTGGGCGACCGGCTATAACGCGTTCGCTATCCCGCTGGCAGCCGGTGCCCTTTACAGCTGGGGAGTGATTCTATCTCCAGCATTGGGCGCGGCGCTGATGGCCGCGAGCACGGTGATAGTCGCGATTAACGCACGTTTACTCACCATACCTCGGGGTTCTGATACCAAGTCGGTAATACCGCAAGATAAACAAGGTATTAAAACCAAACAACAAATCACCAAACGTGCCTATGAATTGTATGAGCAGGAAGGTCGTCAGAATGGACATGATGTTCAGGACTGGAATCAGGCCGAACATGAGATTCGGAAAGAATAGGCAAGATGGAATATTTGCACAGATGCTTTGCTACTCATAAGCGAAAAAAGTAATTTATGCAATCCAAATTACTGAAAGGAAAAGATAAAGATGAAAATTAAACCTAAGGATTTCCAGGTGCAAGAAGGTAAAAAGCTTGATCTTGCGAAGTGGCCGACGCAGATCAAAACGGTCTATAAGTCGAAGTCAAAATACAAGAAATACCTCAAAGCACAGGTGGAGGAGTTAAGCGAGCTGCAACGCATACACTACGCATCCAATCACTATTCTGTATTGCTTATTTTTCAGGCCATGGATGCGGCTGGTAAGGATGGCGCCATTCGGCACGTTATGTCCGGCGTCAATCCGCAAGGTTGTCAGGTATTCAGCTTCAAACATCCGACCCCCGAGGAACTGGAACACGATTTCCTGTGGCGTAGTACGCGTGATTTACCGGAACGAGGACGTATCGGTATTTTCAACCGATCCTACTATGAGGAAGTCCTGATCGTTCGTGTGCATCCGGAGATACTGCAAGGTGAAGGCTTGCCTGATGGGGTGCTCAATGAGAAAACCGTCTGGCGTGAGCGATATCGCTCCATCGTCGATATGGAGAACCATCTTTATCGAAACGGGACACGGATCATTAAGTTTTTCTTGCATCTTTCCAAGGAAGAGCAGCGCAAACGCTTTCTGGATCGCATCGACGAGCCTGAAAAGAACTGGAAATTCAGCCTCAACGATATGGTCGAACGGGGATATTGGGAGCAGTATATGCAGGCCTATGAATCATGCCTGAGTGCAACCAGTACCGAGCACGCACCCTGGTATGTGGTTCCTGCCGATGATAAGAAAAATGCGCGACTAATTATTTCCGAAATTATTCTGGATACATTCAAGTCACTCAACATGAGTTATCCGGAAGTAGACGCTGCACGGCTGCAGGAATTGGCGTCAATACGCCAGCAACTGATGTTGGAAGCGCCATGTCCTAAACCTTAAACACTAACAGTTAGAAGGAGAATTAAAATGAAAGATTTACTGCCACCACGCGATCCTATAGACGGTATGGGTGAAGCTTATGAATTGCTGCTGGAAAATGTGTTAAAGAAAACGCGGCAAAGTGGTATCGTTGCTCGTGAAGTATATGATGAGATTCGCAACGAGATCATAGCCTTGGACAAGTTTAGCGATGATGAAGTTGACAAGCTGGAAGTCTATATAAAACGCGACCTGATCGATGCCGCGCAATATCTCGATGAGAATGGTAAAGATTTGACAGCATGGATAGGGTTTGACATAGCATTGATCAAGCGTGATTTTCTGGAACGATTTACCAATGCAGCAGATCAAACTACTGTAGCGTTAGCTCGGCTGAAACTCAAAGCGGAAATAGCAGGTTATAAAACCGGTGAGCTGACTGGGTTGGGCACACTGGTCTGTGATCAATGTGGTGAAAAATTGCACTTTCATAAACCGGGGCACATCCCCCCTTGTCCCAAGTGTAATAGCACGCATTTTCACCGGCAGAAGATAGAATTATGAATGCATAATTGAGGCACTGAAAGGGGCGCAGAGATGGACACTAGCCATAGTCGTATGGCACCTGCAGATGCACTGGTGATTTTTGGTGTGACCGGCGACCTTGCCCACAAGATGATTTTCCCTGCGCTGTACGCAATGGCCAAGCGTGGTGTGCTTAACGTGCCCGTGGTAGGCGTTGCCGGGTCACAGTTGAGTCTTGCGCAATTGCGTCAACGGGTGGAGGATAGTGTTGCTGAAGCCGGCAAGATCGATGATCGTGCTGCATTCGATCACCTGCTGTCATTGCTCTGTTATGTGGGCGGTGATTACAACGATCCGGACACGTTCATTGCGCTTAAACAGGCATTGGGTGCTGCCCGTCGCCCAGCGCATTATCTGGCTATTCCACCTGCACTGTTCGCTATTGTGATCAGGGGGCTGGGTGCTGCCGGACTTGCCGATCAGGCGCGCGTCATCGTTGAGAAACCGTTCGGGCGCGATCTCGCTTCTGCACAGGCGCTGAACCGCATCGCGCTGTCGGTGTTCGCGGAAGATGCCATTTTCCGCATCGATCACTATCTCGGGAAAGAGGCTATTATGAATATCCTCTATTTCCGCTTCGCCAATTCTTTCCTCGAGCCAATCTGGAATCGTAATTACGTATCCAGCGTACAGATTACGCTGTCTGAAAATTTCGGCATCAAGGAGCGCGGTGCGTTTTACGAAAGTGCAGGTTGCCTGCGCGATGTTATCCAGAACCATTTATTTCAGATTGTCGCATTGCTGGCTATGGAGCCGCCAGCCTATCAGGGCTTCGGTGCCGTACATAGCGAGAAGGCCAAGGTATTTCAGGCCATGCGTCCTTTGCAGCCGGATGACGTGGTGCGTGGCCAGTACAGCGGTTATCGTCAGGAAGCGGGTGTTGCGCCAGATTCGGATGTCGAGACCTACTGCGCGCTGCGGCTATTTATCGATTCGTGGCGCTGGCAAGGGGTACCGTGGTATTTGCGTTCTGGTAAATGTCTGGCGGAGACGGCTGCCGAGGTGCTGGTCGAGCTGAAACCACCACCACAAAAATTGTTTGATGACGCTGCGGCTGTAACTGGGCGCGCCAATTATTTTCGTTTCCGGATTTCCCCCAATTCAGCGGTCGCGCTCGCCGCGCGCGTCAAACGGGCAGGCAAGGAATTCACCGGTGACCAGCGTGAACTTTATCTGCTGGATGAGCAACTTGGGGAAGAAACACCCTACGAACGCTTACTTGAGGATGCCATGGCCGGCGATGGCGCGCTTTTCACTCGTGAAGATGCAGTCGAAGCTGCCTGGGCAGTGGTCGACCTGGTACTCGACGCGCACCAGCCGGCATACCCCTACCAGCCCGGTAGCTGGGGTCCGCAGCAGGCTGATACATTGATTGCCGCAGACAGTATCTGGCATAACCCGATGCCAGAAAAGGGTAGAAAATGATGTCCGCACTGTATTAATACGCTGTTGAATTATCCTCAGCGAGTAAATCGTTAAGATCGCTCAGGCCGCAATCCACTTTTTATTATAAGTATTCACGGAATAGTTCTATTTAGTTGGACGGTTGTAACAAGCGAAAAAGTGTTGCACGGGTGGAGCCTGATCGTCATCGTAGATCACGAAAGCTTGTTCGCATAATCCTGCGCGGATAAATCCGTCTATTTCTGGGCGGTCAAGTGGCAGCGGAAAGGCGTCTTCTTTTTCTCCCGTATTGCGGCTGCGACAGGAAATCAGTGCATGACCACCAGGAGCAACCATGGCGGCAATTGCATTCAGTGCACGTAACCGATATTCCCCAGGTAAGACTTGTATGGTGTTGCATTCAAATACCAGATCAAATCCATTTGCCCAGTCTCGCGGGTGGTCGAACAGATCGGCGACTACATAGTTGACCCTGCTGTCTGGGTAGCGCTTGCGGCATAGCGCGATGGCTGTTGGCGAAATATCGAAAGCGGTGACCTGATAGCCGTGAGCAGACAGTGCTTCAGCGTCATCACCGACACCACAACCTACAGTGATTGCAGTGCGCTGGGGGCTGGTATTTGGGTGCGCTTCGAGCCAGGTAATCAGGTAAGGGTTGGGTACGAGGTCTGCCCAGAATACAGCGCTTACGTCACCATCGGCATCCTGATAAACCTGATCACACCAGCCGCTAGGATCGTCTCTATCCTGGTGGGCTTTGACCATGCTGAGAAATTTACTGCGGGCTGATTCATCCATAGCAGATTGCGTTCAGTTTCCTGTACCTTTATTTGCGGCTTTTAATTCAACGAGAAAATCTTGCTGAATCTTTTGAATTTTTGGGCGATCTTGGGACAACATGTTTTGTACTTCAAACATGGATTTTTGCATCAAAACTGGCATTTTTTGTATCACCGCCTGACCTGCGGGTGTTTTATAAAACGCCAACATACCTGCGACTTCTTCTTCTGTAAATGTGTCTTTGTAAAGACGAATGTACATGGGCTCAACCTTGTCCCAAGCCAGATCGCCATGGATAAGCACAACCATTTTATCTTTCATATTGTTAATGGCTTGTTGCTCACCAGGATTTGGAACCTTGCCTTTTAATGCTTGTTGTATGGACATGCTCATCATGGCATCAACTTGATTTAACATGCCCGCTACTAGTTTCTGTGCTTGAGTGATGGCAAGTAGTTGTTTAATAGAATTTTCATCAGCGGGTGCAGCCGTGGCTACAGTAGCACTGAGGAGGAGAACTGTGGCGATCGTAATTTTAATAATACGCATGAGGGTTCCTAAGAGTGAGAGAGGTAAGAATAGTGGCTGTATTCAGCTTTAACTAAATAAACTGACGCTTTCCTGTAATAGCAATTGGCATACGCCGGCAGGGGAGGCTTCGCTAAAGAAATGCCCCTGAATATAATGCACACCTATGCTTTGCAGATATTGTACGGTGGTGTCGGATTCTACCCCTTCAACTATCATTTTCAGGCTGAGCGCATCAGCCATTTGTACAATAGCTTGTACTATGCGTTGACCGTCGGTGGTGTCTAGCCGCGAAGTGAAGGAGCTGTCGATTTTGAGTATGTCGATAGGCATTGCGTGCAGTTGCGATAGCGCGGAATAGCCAGTACCAAAATCGTCGATGGCCAGCGTAAAGCCTGCATCATGGAGTTCTTGCAGGCGTTTGGATTCATAGGATAAATCCAGTAGTGCGACACTTTCGGTAATTTCCAGAATCACATCCTGTGGCTGTAGACCATAATGCTGAACTTTATCCAGCAGATTCTGTACAAAAGCAGGGGTGAATAGTTGTGCGCGGGAAATGTTGACCGATGCCTGTATTTTCCCATGGGTCTCATGCCAGACTTGCAGGCGTTGCAGGGTGTGGTCAAATACCTGGTCACCCAGTTCCTGAATGATGCCCAGATGCTCTGCCATGGGGATAAAAGTAGCTGGTGGTATCCAGCCATTTTCATCGTCATGCCAGCGAGCCAGTGCTTCAAACGAGACAATTTCCTGGGTTCGGGTATCTACGACAGGCTGGAAAAATACTTGTATGGTTTTGTTGTGGATGGCGTGGCTCAGCCGTGTTTGCATGAGTACATTTTCGCGATCCAGAGTTTTGTCGTGGATGTCCTGGAAAAACTGTACGTTGTTACGTCCCACGCCTTTGGCATGGAACATGGTGTGGTCAGCTACGCTCATAAGGGTTTCGGCACTGTCAGCATCATCAGGATAAATGGCGAAACCGATGCTGATGGTGAGTTTGGTTTCATTGCCGTCGATGTCTATACTCGCACGCGCGGCATCACGCAGGCGCTCGGCGATGTTGCGTATGTGAGCCTCATTATTGGCCTCGGGCAAGAGCACGACAAACTCATCCCCACCCCAGCGCGATAGCGTATCTACGCTCCTTAAAACAGCAGATAGCCGCTGGCTGAGGGTAACGAGTACCGTGTCGCCAGCTTTGTGACCCATGGTGTCATTGATGTGCTTGAAATGGTCGAGGTCGATAAAGCCTAATGCCACTTTGTCATTCGTGCGGGTTGCGCGTGCAATGGCTTGCTGTAAATGGTCTTCCAGCAGTATCCGGTTTGGCAGCTGGGTCAGTGCATCGTGCAGCGCGAGTTGGGTAATGCGCCGCTCCTGCAAATGACTGGTGGTAATGTCGCGCAGTACACCACGCAGCCCAGTGATTTCATGCTTGTGACCATGGTGTGCGAGCAAATGGGCTTCTATCCAGATAGGCTCCTCTCCATGCAGCAAGCGAAAACGGATAACTTGAGAATGCAATTTGCCTACGGCCAACTGTTGTATGACAGCTGCAAGCGCAGCGCGATCTTCTTTGCAGACAAATGTAGTGAGTGGCTGCCCTATGTGGGTATATTCCCGATCTGCGGGGACATCCAGCAGCTTGCCCCATGCAGCGCTGAAGTTAAGTAGCAGCCCATCGGTAGATAAATCGATGATGGCTTCTTCCAGCAGGTTGAGCGTTTCCAGCATAGATAAGCGCTGGGCTTCTTCATGCATGAGGTCGCTGATATCGCGAATAAGCGCTACGGTATTGCGCATATCGGTTGTTTCGGCAGGTATGGTTTGTAGCCGACCAAGGAAAAACCTGTCCTCATCGTGGATACGTAAAGTAAATTCAAAAGTTTCGCGATGTTGTTGGGTGCGCAGTTTGGTGGACGCGGAGAGTATGGCCTGAGCCATGTTATAGGGCAGCGCGATTTCCAGCGCAAGGCCTTGGGCATGATTTTCCAGGGTGATAGGAAAAGCGTGGTTGTCGGTCCATACATTGAGTATCTGATGGTTTTGATCATATTCGATAATCATGTCTTCGGTAGAGCCAACCAGCGTTCTCAGACGATGGGCAT encodes:
- a CDS encoding copper-translocating P-type ATPase; translation: MQAHNHQSHHAHMAEDFRQRFWIALVLTVPILALSPLLQELVGLRKTISFSGDLYVLFGLSTAVFFYGGWPFLKGLYTELKSARPGMMTLVAVAITTAYAYSSAVVFGLPGKVFFWELATLVDVMLLGHWIEMKSVMGASKALEELAKLMPSDAHKLMPDGSVKDVPLSELAVDDQVLIKPGEKIPADGIIVDGESAVNEAMLTGESMPVTKKTNDKVIGGAINGEGSLTIAVKGTGKDSFLSQVIDLVKQAQESKSKTQDLANTAAMWLTIIALSGGAITFFIWLGVMGKDLSFAIERAVTVMVITCPHALGLAVPLVVAVSTALAASNGLLIRNRSAFEQARKVQAIIFDKTGTLTEGRFGVTDTLLLAQDIDKDTLIKYAASVEANSEHPIAKAIASYEDKLPIENFKGIAGKGAEARVDGKEVKVVSPGFLREQNIAMDDKRVDELKAQGKTVVFVLIDGQLKGAIALADIIRPESKQAIAALRAMGIKCMMLTGDNKQVAQWVSDQVGLDEYFAEVLPQDKAAKVKEVQSRGILVAMTGDGVNDAPALAQANLGIAIGAGSDVAVETADIILVRSNPMDVVALLKLSKATYSKMIQNLIWATGYNAFAIPLAAGALYSWGVILSPALGAALMAASTVIVAINARLLTIPRGSDTKSVIPQDKQGIKTKQQITKRAYELYEQEGRQNGHDVQDWNQAEHEIRKE
- a CDS encoding ADP-polyphosphate phosphotransferase, with protein sequence MKIKPKDFQVQEGKKLDLAKWPTQIKTVYKSKSKYKKYLKAQVEELSELQRIHYASNHYSVLLIFQAMDAAGKDGAIRHVMSGVNPQGCQVFSFKHPTPEELEHDFLWRSTRDLPERGRIGIFNRSYYEEVLIVRVHPEILQGEGLPDGVLNEKTVWRERYRSIVDMENHLYRNGTRIIKFFLHLSKEEQRKRFLDRIDEPEKNWKFSLNDMVERGYWEQYMQAYESCLSATSTEHAPWYVVPADDKKNARLIISEIILDTFKSLNMSYPEVDAARLQELASIRQQLMLEAPCPKP
- a CDS encoding zinc ribbon-containing protein codes for the protein MKDLLPPRDPIDGMGEAYELLLENVLKKTRQSGIVAREVYDEIRNEIIALDKFSDDEVDKLEVYIKRDLIDAAQYLDENGKDLTAWIGFDIALIKRDFLERFTNAADQTTVALARLKLKAEIAGYKTGELTGLGTLVCDQCGEKLHFHKPGHIPPCPKCNSTHFHRQKIEL
- the zwf gene encoding glucose-6-phosphate dehydrogenase; the protein is MDTSHSRMAPADALVIFGVTGDLAHKMIFPALYAMAKRGVLNVPVVGVAGSQLSLAQLRQRVEDSVAEAGKIDDRAAFDHLLSLLCYVGGDYNDPDTFIALKQALGAARRPAHYLAIPPALFAIVIRGLGAAGLADQARVIVEKPFGRDLASAQALNRIALSVFAEDAIFRIDHYLGKEAIMNILYFRFANSFLEPIWNRNYVSSVQITLSENFGIKERGAFYESAGCLRDVIQNHLFQIVALLAMEPPAYQGFGAVHSEKAKVFQAMRPLQPDDVVRGQYSGYRQEAGVAPDSDVETYCALRLFIDSWRWQGVPWYLRSGKCLAETAAEVLVELKPPPQKLFDDAAAVTGRANYFRFRISPNSAVALAARVKRAGKEFTGDQRELYLLDEQLGEETPYERLLEDAMAGDGALFTREDAVEAAWAVVDLVLDAHQPAYPYQPGSWGPQQADTLIAADSIWHNPMPEKGRK
- a CDS encoding class I SAM-dependent methyltransferase, with amino-acid sequence MDESARSKFLSMVKAHQDRDDPSGWCDQVYQDADGDVSAVFWADLVPNPYLITWLEAHPNTSPQRTAITVGCGVGDDAEALSAHGYQVTAFDISPTAIALCRKRYPDSRVNYVVADLFDHPRDWANGFDLVFECNTIQVLPGEYRLRALNAIAAMVAPGGHALISCRSRNTGEKEDAFPLPLDRPEIDGFIRAGLCEQAFVIYDDDQAPPVQHFFACYNRPTK
- a CDS encoding DUF2059 domain-containing protein; translated protein: MRIIKITIATVLLLSATVATAAPADENSIKQLLAITQAQKLVAGMLNQVDAMMSMSIQQALKGKVPNPGEQQAINNMKDKMVVLIHGDLAWDKVEPMYIRLYKDTFTEEEVAGMLAFYKTPAGQAVIQKMPVLMQKSMFEVQNMLSQDRPKIQKIQQDFLVELKAANKGTGN
- a CDS encoding bifunctional diguanylate cyclase/phosphodiesterase, whose amino-acid sequence is MHTSNLISNNTPLPLTEELALYKRYLKMLEHIAGLLLEKTSEQSLSGVLRLLSETTGVGCCALFLNKTNQHDQQIAKLNCTWSTGEAVSRLSNFDHFRELEFQRYPLLFDALQVGMVFCKHLPELSPAEAALFATQNIQTALCVPLLMDDEMEGFIGLFSQHTARNWHTVEIDVICAVANSIALALTRKQAEQSLEVNAHRLRTLVGSTEDMIIEYDQNHQILNVWTDNHAFPITLENHAQGLALEIALPYNMAQAILSASTKLRTQQHRETFEFTLRIHDEDRFFLGRLQTIPAETTDMRNTVALIRDISDLMHEEAQRLSMLETLNLLEEAIIDLSTDGLLLNFSAAWGKLLDVPADREYTHIGQPLTTFVCKEDRAALAAVIQQLAVGKLHSQVIRFRLLHGEEPIWIEAHLLAHHGHKHEITGLRGVLRDITTSHLQERRITQLALHDALTQLPNRILLEDHLQQAIARATRTNDKVALGFIDLDHFKHINDTMGHKAGDTVLVTLSQRLSAVLRSVDTLSRWGGDEFVVLLPEANNEAHIRNIAERLRDAARASIDIDGNETKLTISIGFAIYPDDADSAETLMSVADHTMFHAKGVGRNNVQFFQDIHDKTLDRENVLMQTRLSHAIHNKTIQVFFQPVVDTRTQEIVSFEALARWHDDENGWIPPATFIPMAEHLGIIQELGDQVFDHTLQRLQVWHETHGKIQASVNISRAQLFTPAFVQNLLDKVQHYGLQPQDVILEITESVALLDLSYESKRLQELHDAGFTLAIDDFGTGYSALSQLHAMPIDILKIDSSFTSRLDTTDGQRIVQAIVQMADALSLKMIVEGVESDTTVQYLQSIGVHYIQGHFFSEASPAGVCQLLLQESVSLFS